In Chelonia mydas isolate rCheMyd1 chromosome 7, rCheMyd1.pri.v2, whole genome shotgun sequence, the sequence GCACTCTGGTCTTTGTGGCCCTCGTAAGAACTTGTGATGCAGTGTAATCTATAAAAGGATGTCACTACTCAATAACTAATTTTAATAGGAACTTGCCTTTTTCTATTTCTTAGAAAATGGGTCTCTTTATACCCCTTATCAATACTTTCATGTATAGCGAATGACCTAAAAACAGAATTTATGGACTGGAAAATCTGGctagagggaaaaaaacagactTTACAGTGTAGCTACACCTGGGACATAGTAAGAGACTTAATGCCACAGCCcaactattttatttattgggTCTGGCTTTGTGAGATGGGGGCAGACTGCTTCACTTGGTGTTAGCACTAAGAAACAAACCGCAGGAATCGGAGATGAGGGGAAAGTCCTGGAAATCATTTAATTTCATCCCTCAGCCAGCGCAAGATTCTTATAATTTGTAGTTGTATGGCCCCTTGAGTCTCCAAGTAACGGGGCATCCAGGGCTTCCCTTCAAAGGTGACTTGGATGATCTCTTAGCAAGGGACTGTATAGCCTGCACTTAGAGGAGGATGGATGTGATCTCCTAGGTCTTTCTCGCATCTAATTTCTATGTCCTCCTTCTCCACAATCTGATACCTATTTGCAATACTCAAGAACTTACATATTTACTTGGGTGAATGACTTCTCTAGTTGATTTATTATTCTAGCAAGGCAGCTGCAATTATTAGATCAGCTTAGTCTCATTTTTGGTCAGCTAAtcttgtggtggtggtttcttGTGTAATTACTGTCTCATTTTAACAGGAGTGTCAACTATGCCcccgccgccgccaccaccaccaccagcagctcctccacttcctcctccaaTGGATGGAGCAGTGCATCCTGACCCTTCGCCTGCTACCAGTGCCAGCCGAGAAGCCTTACTTAGCTCCATTCAAAACTTTCAGAAAGGAGCTTTGAAGAAAGCAGACACGTGTGACTACAGTGTTCCCAGGATCAGCTGAAGTTAACTCTTGACAGCAGGATCGGATATTTTTCCCATGAACTAATGTCCTAAGCTGAGGCATGATCAGCCACTTCATGGTGGTCTattattttgcagctgtttgttcACAGCCATTTCAGCTTTTTCTAGAGAAATTTCTCCTTGTCCTTGAGTAGCAGCACTACATTGTTTGAACTGCATTGCCATATTGTGGTGATAACTCTTGACTTCAGTTATTCCAGTTAAAATGAACTTTAGTTTAGTTAAGTgatttttggggagggagggaggtaaagCAATATTTTTGCCATCTGAAAATAGGAACAAACATGAGGATACTGACTCAGTACATCTGATTCCACCCTACCCCTTGTTTCAAACACACCTGAAAATCTAATGTTAGTCTGCCCTATTTTCCTACAATTCCTTGTAGTTGGCACATTACATTTTTGCTGCATCAAAAACCAGCCCTTTActttagataattttttttaaaaaaaagcacttaATCCAAAGTGTAGTACACTGGTGAGGGAACTGTAGATTTAACTCTGTCTCTATGGCATATTCAACAGTGTAGCATGAATGCTTCTCATGCTTATATGTAACTAATGTACTGTTGGAATGACCACCCTAAACATGTAGCTGTTTCTAGTTACCACATGTGCTGGGGAAACAAACAGCCTGTTAATTCAGGCAATAAAATGGGAGTTAATTAGCACTGATTATTCAACACAAGTTCTGGATTGGGGAGTTTTCAACACAGGCAAATTTTGCATCCACATGAAATTAATCTTGTTCTTGGGGAAGTTGCAGaacactttgttttaaaatgctgacTGAAAAGATCCTTTTATTCTATGATTTGCTTAAAACCTTAAACAAATTGCACTTTAAAGGATTATAGataatccattttaaattcaaGTACACatcagtgtttactatgcagagaATGTCATTGTGTATAAAGTTTCATGTAACCTGTGATATATATCagtcatatttttattaaaataaatgtcactGGAATTCCTCCAGTCAGAGAATGAGGGTTACTGCTTTAAAATAAGTTGGGCTGTAAAACAGAGAATCTAATGCAGCAGAAGCTTCTACACCCTGCATTTAAGTGATAAGTACTGAAATGACAGGCTAGTGCTACATCAGCTTCCTGACTGTCCATGCGAAGGGAAGGAATTCAGCTCCTTGGGTAGGTGAGTGAGGCTAATTCAGTTCCCTCCATGAAGATACAGTTTGGTACTGCATCTGACAGTGACTGATACATGGCAACAATGCTGACAGGCTGTTGTGACTATCACTAGCTTCTCCTGAAACCATTGTTCGGAGGTTTACTTACTGTTCTAGAGGGAAGCACTTTTAAAGTAACAGCACTTGTCTAGTTTCTCTAGAATGACTTCACTATtgcctccttttttaaaaacagcacctTCGCTATCTACTCTCATTTCCTTATTGGGGTTAGGAGTGGTTTTACAACATCCAAACAAGGGTTCCATTATTTCTGACATTAAGACCACTTAGCAATCAAGCTCTCTAACTTCTTAataggagctgtagctcacaaaagcttatgctcaaataaattggttagtctctaagatgctacaagtcctccttttctctcgaatatatatattctttttttaaaagatgttttatttTACCAGGACTTGATCATGGATTACCCCTGTGGTGAAACTGAGTGGATGAATGAGGAATAattattaaaaactttttttgaaCAGGTGCTGCTGTTGATAGTACAGTCAAAGTATTTAAACTGCTAAAAAGGGTTAAGACTCTAAATACTGATCTTCCTCTAAACTTATGTTGAGCACCTTATCTTGGATTAAACAAAAATAGTCCATACTGACTTATTTCCTCTCCACAATCAGTTTCTTATCTGACCAAGGGAAAGCTCTAGTACTGGACACCATAAAGTATGAAAGCACCTGTACAGCACAAGGATTTTCTTGAGACTGATCTTGCACATAGCTGGCAGCTCCACGATCATAATAAATTagcatttttaaagaaactgCACCTTGAGTCCTGCAGCTCATTAGTTACAGCTGCCAAGAGCATgggatttgttttttctaaaaaccCACCTACACACATTCTTCTTTCCTCCACCAAACTAGGGCAACCAATGTACTGCAGCCAGCATCTCTCTtctgtggaacttggggagaagcAACTCAGAGCACAGGTGACCCTTTATTTCTTTTACCATTTGTAAATGGCACAGAGGGAGGCTTATTTAGATACTGTTTTCCTTTCACCTGCTGTAATACCTAAGGCTTTTAATACAGATTCACACTTTACAGACTGAGTCTGGCACCCATACATGTAAGTGTGCTTTACTGCTTAGCTAGGTAGAAGAAAGTAGCTGAGAGGGTGACCCACTAAACACAGATTAACtacataaatacatttaaaaggtcACCTGAACTTTTCCCTCAGTACAAAGAGCTCAATAGAGCTATACAACATTGAGTAAGAGTGTGTAGTCCATTCCATTAATGCTCTTAAGACACACACTTTGGAAGAGCACCATGTATATACAACCtagatatttaatattttcttcactGCAAATATGATATCTTTCACTTGAGGTAAGCAGTTGTCTTCCAAAATCTTTGCATAAGGCATAGGAACATCTGCACCTGTGAGACGCACAGCTGGAGCATCCAAATAGTTAAAGGCAGGTCCTGGAATAGAATAAAAAGGTCTTAGGAAAGGCCAATGTATTTTTAGCTACTCCTTTCTTCAAAGGAGTTAGGGTCGCAAAGTGATCCATGGGCCAATCCCTTTACTCCTGGAGCTGTCCTTTGATGTGTTAACCCTAAACTTAGACATTCTTGCTTAATTCTCACCATCTTCACACATTcatgatgcatctgatgaagtgggttctagcccacaaaagcttatgcccaaataaatttgttagtctctaaggtgccacaaggattccttgttTTTGCACCTTCAATGAAAGTTTACAGGGGAGGAGTGGAAGATGTGTGTCCCACATGCCCTTCTAGGGCACATTACCAGGTTGCCTAACTCACTACCACCTACACAGCATCTGCAAGCTCTGGCTCTAGGGGAATAGGCCACAGTAGAATAAAGGGGCAAAGGTTTTCACTGCTATGTGCTTTTGTTAAGTTAAATGGTTAAAAGTCTAACAGAAAACCTGAACCTTGATTTGACTAAAAATTTCCTTCttttcctcccccacaaaaacAGTTGTCTGGAGCAGCTAATGTATCATGAGAGTAGTATGTTTAAGGTTAGTGAGCTAACTTTGGAAACATACAATACAAAGTTAAATAAGCTTCAGAAGCTATTCTGACCTACCTTCCATGATCCTAGCACAAATTTCAGCTCCTACTCCAAACTGCGGCCAGCCTCCTTCCACTGTTATAAGATGATTTGTCTTCACAACACTggcttctatactttccacatcCATTGGTCTAATGGTACGGAGGTTTACCACCTTCGAGAGAGCGTtaagtgtttttttatttttgcaagagGTCCTTTAAGCCTATCTATAGTTGCATAAGTGAGTACTATAACCTCTAACTTCATCTTATTACTTTGTTCTTATCCTCTCAAGGACAAGTGGCTAAAGAAAGTCAACACTTCAAACTGAGATCTAGGGCTTTTCCTCCAACTGTGTGTATTCGGCAGCCATTATTTTAGCCATCTCTTTCCTCTGCAGAGGTACCTAAATTCTGTATTTCAGCTGTAGTCACACCCacagaacaaggaggaggaactacTCACTTTGTTCTAGGATAGGATGCTTCTCCGTGCATGTAGAGGACTAATTTTAGCCACCACATCATGCTACAGACTCCTCTCTTACCCTCCAGCATGTCAGAAGTCTGACTTTCTGGTCATCCCCTCCCTTCATATAGAGGTGTAAGCAATGAGCCTTGCACACACATTCACTTGTGTTTTTCTGCTTTAAGCCTCCTTGGATCAAGGCAAACAATAGCCCTTTCACTGTCTCTACATAGTTTAAAATATGAACACACATACAGAGCACATCCGTTTACCTTAACTAATTGATTTTAAAACCAATTAGTGAAAGGGCTAGATGCTAGAATCAATATAGACTTGACCTATATCAGTATGGCTTATAGCCTGTTCCTAACAAGCTAGATCAATATAAGCCAGACTTATACTGATTTGAATGTCTACACACCCTTTGATTTAACTGAATCAGTTAAAAATAAACCCCACTTTAAACTGCTACAACTGTTTAGACAAACCCCTGGTCACCTTTTAGGAATCCCACTAAATGTCACCCTGCCTAGCTGCAGCACTACTGCCATGCATAAACAGACCATCTCAAACACAAGCTTCCCTTTTGCTTGTGATTTTGACTTACGTACATGGTATTAATTTGGCCCCAGCTCTATGATGGGAAATCAGGGGATGGCAGATACATGTAAGGAACACATTTGTCTCCATCATTGTTTAAATCAGTGATGAAAGAGTACTTCGAAGTGCAAACAGTTTACTAGGCTTAATTTTGCATAGCCTTAGttcaattttaaaaacagtaaggaATTTCTTCACTAGAGACTGGAATCCTCCCATAACGCACCTCACACTCCACACCTTCTTTGACAAGTACAGCAGCTGCTTCCAGACAGTGTCCAACAGATCTGGAGTGTGACACTAAAGTAACATGGGTTCCTGAAACACAGAAGCTGGTGATGGATCAAGTTACATACGAGTTAACTACAGAAGTCAGGGTGTGGGAAGATCTAAGTAGCTATAAGTAGCCTTAAGAGGGCTCAAGACACAGTCCAGCTTTGAAACAGTAAGTACATAAggactgaacattgatttaaatggactttTTTAGTCTATTCAGAAGTGATTTATACATTAGGAATAGCCTGAAATTCAACATCTGAACTCATCCCGAGTTTGCGTATTTGAAGTGTCCAACACTTATACTCTGCATGCAGAATGAGTAGTAGCAACTTGCCATGGTATGGCTATGAAGTTCTCATCACTGCAAACGAACTTATGTATAATAAGAAATTTAACCACTGCAAGCTTGTTCAGCACCTCAAAGGTCACTAAGATTCTAAACAAAAGTGGTTGTCTGAAtgcaaggaaggaagagaaatgtGACAGATTTCACTCAGCAGCACATAGGTCTATTACCTGGTTCATTCCAGTCTTGATCCAGAATTGCACCTTTTTTCTAACAACCAAGATATTGTGACCAAAAGGATGGGACCAAGTGATGTTCTGTTTTATTAACATGAGGTTAGTGCAGTATGTTAGAAGTTGAGTTTGGACTTTAGAgttctgtccctttaaatattttcctattcCACAGGAAGAGAGTGTTTTGTACAGGAAATACACTATTAATTAAAGCGACCCAACAGAGTAGGAGAATTTGAGGATCAGATTATGTGAAGTGTTAAGAGTATTCTGAACTTACCTTGCCTTTCTATTTTGGCTTTTCCAATAGGAACAAGAAAGTCCTTTGACTGAGCttcttctgacatttcaaaagggACTCCGTACATCAATTCATTTTCCAGCATCACAACTGAAAAAACATCAAGTGCTTACTTGGTTAGTTTGATGCACTTCTCCAGATGAAAGCACTATACAGCATCATCCAACCTCTCCTCCTTACTCTACCCTCCCCTCAAATTCCTAAAGCATTAGGGGGCTCCATTATGCTAAACTCAGCTTACTTACAAGAGGGTGAACAATAAATGCAATAAAAGCAGAGTTTAGGTAGCACGTTTGTATCAGCATGAAAAATGACTCAGTTAACCTGAGCAGCTAGTAGTACAGCACTGTTTTAAAAGTTTGACTAAATGATCCTGTTTGTTAAcatggtaaaaaaacaaaaaaccccccaaaaaccgTAAGCATTTAAGTTTGGTGATTTGAGATATTCAGTGGTAGGCAGAAGCCTAAGACCTGATCCAACCACCTTTCCTATGAGCAGTCCCATTATTCATGTGGGAAAGAATGCAGGAGACTAGTTCCTTAATAGGGCAATACAGTATTAACTCTCTTTTTCTACTTGGTCACTACAGAAATTAAACATCTGGATCTCCCTATTCTCACTCTAAATTGAATTTAAACAAGAGGAACTAAGGCCAGGAGTTTGTGTAAGATTTCTCCCTTTAAGTTCCTGGAAGTCTGCAAAAAAGAGTCATATCATGTTttaggaagattttaaaaaaagagaactttGACATaatggaactctcaacaataGTAGTTAAACTCATTTGTAtaggagacagaactttcccaGGAGGTGAGTCTAATACTCTGGAATGAATTCCACCAGGAACTAAAATCTATCACAAGCCGTACcgctttctgctccaagtgccagGCACATTTCTCTGACTTTGCtttttctaatataaacacaaagtaataggtatttatatattaaagacaTGGTACCAAAACAAGgcactccactgcacatgcttctctctctggggagaggaggagaatcaCCACCAAGTGATAGGTGCCTGCTAGCATTAAAGCCACTGTATGCAGCATGCACCCTTAAAATTCTCAAGTTCATTGTTATGGTTTTAGTCTTTAAAAATCAATGCATCAAAGGTGCCCGATACTACAGTGATTTGTGCAGTATGGTTAATGGACAGAGTAACTTTGACTTTTCTACTCTATGAATGTAGATTCAACAAGACGGCACTATTGAGTTAGTAACTAGTAATTTATAACTAGGGGAGTTAGaagcctgtgtgtgtgtagtttGTTTACCTGGGACAGCTCAACTTCAATAGTGTTAATTTTCTGTGAAGTTCTTAACCACGCACTGAAGCTGAGCTGGGAAAGGCACAAATTGATCCTATAACTTGTGTTGAAGTCAGCTGCAGATACTATATGCTAAGAAAAGTGTACAGAAAGACCCTAACTGCTCCTATAAGGGCATGGAGAATCTTTGCAATAAAGCAGTGATTTGAAACAGCCTAGGAGTTAATTAAATAGttaaacttgctttaaaaaaaaattcattcagaGACTAATTGGAGAATAAGTTTAAGCAGCTAACACTTAATCATTAGATCATGGTATTTATAAAAAGTTCCATTCACCTGGATTGTCATCCCGGACTGATGCTTTAAGTAGACCTTTAGCATCCTCTGAACTCCAAGGGCTGACTACTTTCAGTCCAGGACAATGCCCATACCaagcagcaaagcactgtgaaTGTTGTGCtcctactccagctgaggcaccATTGGGACCTCTGAAGACAACTGGGACAGGCACTATGCCTGCAGACATGTAAAGTGTCTTGGCAGCAGAATTTATAACTTGATCAATTGCTTGCATGGAGAAGTTGAAGGTCATGAATTCACAAATCGGCCTCAACCCAGCCTGTTAAATTAAGACAGCTATATTAGTAGTTAAAACACTAGTTTAACTATCATAATAACAAAGTATTTTGcatttaacatttttctgttaAATGAATTAAACCAAGAGAAAACTGATCCCACTTCAAAGTGTCAGAAATTACTTACCATAGCAGCACCTACAGCAA encodes:
- the PDHB gene encoding pyruvate dehydrogenase E1 component subunit beta, mitochondrial; its protein translation is MAAAAGALRRLVRCGPQQGLGRLLQLRRGIHGTAPAAAQVTVRDALNQALDEELERDERVFLLGEEVAQYDGAYKISRGLWKKYGDKRIIDTPISEMGFTGIAVGAAMAGLRPICEFMTFNFSMQAIDQVINSAAKTLYMSAGIVPVPVVFRGPNGASAGVGAQHSQCFAAWYGHCPGLKVVSPWSSEDAKGLLKASVRDDNPVVMLENELMYGVPFEMSEEAQSKDFLVPIGKAKIERQGTHVTLVSHSRSVGHCLEAAAVLVKEGVECEVVNLRTIRPMDVESIEASVVKTNHLITVEGGWPQFGVGAEICARIMEGPAFNYLDAPAVRLTGADVPMPYAKILEDNCLPQVKDIIFAVKKILNI